A region from the Alosa alosa isolate M-15738 ecotype Scorff River chromosome 7, AALO_Geno_1.1, whole genome shotgun sequence genome encodes:
- the LOC125298633 gene encoding NLR family CARD domain-containing protein 3-like produces MDKSLNLNTGSPEPMDHVLRNVLTQDQSRCGVCEQLLRDPVITRCGHSFCRQCISSYGSQSGPSGNYSCPQCRKIFRTQPQLYPHTAMSQPSPYQDREMSQHQQYSSTTMAQVPPYPHTEVGQHPLYPHTHVPQISPEPTLDDYAVGSKQPLTEHVPIKRAKLTDVHVLTRVLMTHRASIKRRCERIRSGTHPLPNEINTELYITAGESERVNNEHEIWQVESALRARTTEDTAINCSDIFKPLPGQERHIRTVMTKGIAGIGKTVSVQKFILDWAEDRANQDVDFMFVFPFCELNLIKHDQYSLHRLLLDFHPELRELQDNEYKDCHIVFIFDGLDESRFPLNFQKNQKLSDVTQTSSVDVLVTSLIQGTLLPSALIWITSRPAAASQIPSRCISQVTEVQGFNDSKMEEYFSQKISDQNQANRIISHIKSTRNLHIMCHMPVFCWISAIVLQQILEQDSEKDAPKTLTEMLIHFLLIQTTRKNQKYQEESETDRQRLLESHRGVILKLAELAFKHLENGNRMFYEEDLRECGINVSEATLYSGMCTEIFREECEVAQKKVYCFAHLSIQEFLAALHLFASYVSKNIVALEPFLGRKSKSDMPLDELLKISVNKALKSKNGHLDLFVRFLHGISLVSNQRLLLGLLTHIHSSPESVKKTIKNLKVTHKSNISLERCVNVLHCLVEMHDSSVHDEIQAFLKAEKGAVKQLSLAHCSALAYMLLMSKDALDELDLRKYKTSEEGRRKLVPAVRCCRKAV; encoded by the exons ATGGATAAATCTCTCAACCTCAACACAGGATCACCTGAGCCAATGGATCA TGTTTTGAGGAACGTCTTGACCCAGGATCAGTCcaggtgtggagtgtgtgagcaGCTACTGAGGGACCCAGTCATCACCAGATGTGGACACAGTTTCTGCAGGCAGTGCATCAGCAGCTACGGGAGCCAGTCTGGTCCATCAGGAAACTACAGCTGCCCCCAATGCAGAAAGATATTCAGAACACAACCCCAATTATACCCACATACAGCAATGTCACAACCTTCTCCATACCAAGACAGAGAAATGTCACAACATCAACAATACTCATCTACTACCATGGCACAAGTTCCtccatacccacacacagaggtggGGCAGCACCCtctatatccacacacacatgtgccacaGATTTCTCCAGAGCCCACTTTGGATGACTATGCAGTAGGCAGCAAACAACCCCTAACAGAGCATGTCCCCATCAAAAGGGCCAAACTGACAG ATGTCCATGTCCTGACCAGAGTACTGATGACCCATAGAGCCAGCATAAAGAGGAGGTGTGAGAGGATAAGGTCAGGGACTCACCCACTCCCTAATGAGATCAACACAGAGCTCTACATCACAgcgggagagagtgagagggtaaATAATGAGCATGAAATTTGGCAAGTAGAGTCAGCATTAAGGGCACGAACTACAGAGGACACAGCAATCAACTGCAGTGATATCTTCAAGCCCTTACCCGGACAAGAGAGACACATCAGAACGGTCATGACCAAGGGGATTGCTGGCATTGGAAAAACTGTCTCTGTGCAGAAGTTCATCCTTGACTGGGCAGAGGACAGAGCTAACCAGGATGTAGATTTCATGTTTGTGTTTCCGTTTTGTGAGCTGAATTTGATCAAACATGATCAGTACAGTCTTCACAGGCTCCTGCTTGACTTCCACCCTGAGCTTAGGGAGCTACAGGATAATGAATACAAAGACTGCCACATTGTGTTTATCTTTGATGGTCTTGATGAGAGTCGATTTCCATTGAATTTCCAAAAGAATCAGAAGTTGTCTGATGTGACACAAACATCATCAGTGGATGTGCTGGTAACGAGCCTCATTCAGGGAACTCTGCTTCCCTCTGCTCTCATCTGGATAACCTCCCGACCAGCAGCCGCCAGTCAGATCCCTTCTCGGTGTATCAGTCAGGTGACAGAAGTACAAGGGTTCAATGACTCAAAGATGGAAGAGTACTTTAGCCAGAAGATCAGTGACCAGAATCAAGCCAACAGAATTATCTCACACATTAAGTCAACTAGGAACCTTCACATTATGTGCCACATGCCAGTCTTCTGTTGGATCTCAGCCATTGTCCTTCAGCAGATACTGGAACAGGATTCTGAGAAAGATGCCCCCAAAACCCTGACTGAGATGTTAATACACTTCCTGCTCATCCAGACCACCAGGAAGAACCAGAAGTATCAAGAAGAAagtgagacagatagacagaggcTCCTGGAATCTCATAGGGGTGTCATATTGAAACTGGCAGAGCTGGCTTTCAAGCATCTGGAGAATGGGAATCGTATGTTCTATGAGGAAGACCTGAGAGAGTGTGGCATTAATGTCAGTGAAGCTACATTGTACTCCGGAATGTGCACTGAGATCTTCAGGGAGGAATGTGAGGTTGCCCAGAAGAAGGTTTACTGCTTTGCACATCTGAGCATCCAAGAGTTTCTTGCTGCACTTCATCTGTTTGCCTCGTATGTGAGTAAGAATATTGTGGCCCTGGAACCATTTCTTGGTAGAAAGTCCAAGTCCGATATGCCTCTAGATGAGCTGTTGAAAATTTCAGTGAACAAAGCTTTGAAAAGCAAGAATGGACACcttgatttgtttgttcgtttCCTTCATGGCATTTCTCTGGTGTCAAATCAGAGACTTTTGCTAGGCCtcctgacacacatacacagcagccCAGAGAGTGTGAAGAAAACAATCAAGAACCTGAAGGTGACGCACAAGTCAAATATTTCCCTTGAGAGGTGCGTCAATGTGCTCCACTGCCTGGTGGAAATGCATGATTCTTCTGTCCATGATGAAATCCAGGCTTTCCTGAAGGCAGAGAAAGGTGCCGTGAAACAGCTCTCACTGGCTCACTGCTCAGCCCTGGCCTACATGCTTCTGATGTCCAAGGATGCGCTGGATGAGTTGGACTTGAGGAAATATAAAACATCAGAAGAGGGACGGAGGAAACTGGTGCCAGCTGTGAGATGTTGCAGGAAGGCTGTGTGA
- the LOC125298621 gene encoding NACHT, LRR and PYD domains-containing protein 12-like isoform X2, which yields MKSDQSMDQPPKFSSGPPQSNPKPQTHRPVSPVPSCVSMKSDQSMDQPPKLNSGPLPSQPKPRKHRPVSPVPSCVSMKSDQSMDQPPKLNSGPPQSNLKPQTHRPVSPVPSCVSMKSDQSMDQPPKLSSGPPQSNLKPQTHRPVYPEPSCVSMKSDCSKVEPLKFSSGPPQSNPKPQTHRPVSPVPSCVSMKSDRSMDQPPKFSSGPPQSHLKPQKHRPVSPVPSCVSMKSDQSMDQPPKLNSGPLPSNPKPQTHRPVSPVPSCVSMKSDQSMDQPPKLKQTQTHRPVSPVPSCVSMKSDWSMDQPPKFCSGPPVSNPKPQTHRPVSPVPSGVSMKSDWSMDQPPKFSSEPPQSHPKNTMTQDQSRCGVCELLLRDPVITSCGHSFCRQCISSYWSQSGPSGDYSCPQCRKRPRTQPIINSDTTMVQPLLYPPTAMAQPTDLTQPFSHREMSQHQQYSSTTMAQVPPYPQTDMGQHPPYTHTYVPQISPEPTLEDHAVGSKQPLTEHVPIKRARLTDTHVLNRVLMTHKASMKRRFEGICEDLMRAGTQTLLNKIYTELYITEGESEGVNKEHEVWQVESASRPQTTEGVAINCNDIFQPLSGQERHIRTVMTKGIAGIGKTVSVQKFILDWAEERANQDVDFMFVLPFRELNLVKHDQYSLHKLLLDFHPELKELQDDEYKDCHTVLIFDGLDESRLPLNFQGNQKLSDVTQTSSVDVLMTSLIQGTLLPSALIWVTSRPAVSQIPSQCISQVTEVRGFNDPQKEEYFRKRISDQNQANRIISHIKSTRSLHIMCHMPVFCWISAVVLQEMLEKDDGKEAPKTLTEMFIHFLLIQTTRKDQKYQKKIETDRQSLLEAHKGVLLKLVELAFKHLENGNLMFYEEDLRECGIDVSEASVYSGMCTEIFREECVFHHKKVYCFVHLSIQEFLAAVYIFHSYITGNLEVLKSFLSKKHRDQKASLPLHIMLNRAVDKALDSRNGHLDLFLRFLVGMSVENNQALLEGLLTNTHSSTESIKKTCKYIKLLSREDLSPERCINLFHCLFEMNDHSVHGKIQKYLKSQKSFTGGLSPLHCSALAYMLLMSEEVLDELDLMKYKASEEGWRRLVPVVRHCRKAVFAHCDLTEKSYEVVASALQSSNSPLRELDLSYNDLQKSGEKLLSALQSLNCRLEKLRLPGCKLTEGPCEVVASAVQHMVSLLELDLSDNHMNDTGIHLLNAGIRQSKCDMRILRLVDCGLTEKSGDILAFALQSVNSELRELDLSKNILGDCGGKLGSEALNRQCMLETLRLAGCKLTEDSCEVVASAVQHLDSLTELDLGDNYLNFTGIQLLSSGISRPKCGLRILGLARCNLSEESCEFVASTVKSWISLTELDLSESQMSSTGIQLLNSVTSAPNCKLKTLRYSHGESKSMKPQMKQYACELTLDPNTAYKELTISEGNRKVTCVSERQPYPDHPERFDYCSQVLCREGLSGRCYWEAEWSGDGVWIGLAYKSIYRKGWGDDSRFGGNDKSWCLNCYGDDSYSAQHNEKETEISDPSSGTSRVGVYLDWPAGTLSFYSVSSNTLTHLHTFHSTFTEPLYPGFGFLDYNVAASLCQIT from the exons atgaagagtgaCCAGTCCATGGATCAGCCTCCCAAATTCAGCAGTGGACCACCACAGTCTAATCCAAA accgcagacacacagaccagtgtctccagtgcccagctgtgtgtccatgaagagtgaCCAGTCCATGGATCAGCCTCCCAAACTCAACAGTGGACCACTGCCATCCCAACCTAA ACCACGTAAACACAGACCAGTGTCTCCagtgcccagctgtgtgtccatgaagagtgaCCAGTCCATGGATCAGCCTCCCAAACTCAACAGTGGACCACCACAGTCTAATCTAAA accgcagacacacagaccagtgtctccagtgcccagctgtgtgtccatgaagagtgaCCAGTCCATGGATCAGCCTCCCAAACTCAGCAGTGGACCACCACAGTCTAATCTAAA accacagacacacagaccagtGTATCCAGAgcccagctgtgtgtccatgaagagtgaCTGTTCTAAGGTGGAACCTCTCAAATTCAGCAGTGGACCACCACAGTCTAATCCAAA accgcagacacacagaccagtatctccagtgcccagctgtgtgtccatgaagagtgaCCGGTCCATGGATCAGCCTCCCAAATTCAGCAGTGGACCACCACAGTCCCATCTTAA accacagaaacacagaccagtgtctccagtgcccagctgtgtgtccatgaagagtgaCCAGTCCATGGATCAGCCTCCCAAACTCAACAGTGGACCACTGCCATCTAATCCAAA accacagacacacagaccagtgtctccagtgcccagctgtgtgtccatgaagagtgaCCAGTCCATGGATCAGCCTCCCAaactcaaacagacacagacacacagaccagtgtctccagtgcccagctgtgtgtccatgaagagtgaCTGGTCCATGGATCAGCCTCCCAAATTCTGCAGTGGACCACCAGTGTCTAATCCAAA accacagacacacagaccagtATCTCCTGTGCCCAGCGGTGTATCTATGAAGAGTGACTGGTCTATGGATCAGCCTCCCAAATTCAGCAGTGAACCACCGCAGTCTCATCCAAA GAATACCATGACTCAGGATCAGTCcaggtgtggagtgtgtgagctGCTACTGAGGGACCCAGTCATCACCAGCTGCGGACACAGTTTCTGCAGGCAGTGCATCAGCAGCTACTGGAGCCAGTCTGGTCCATCAGGAGACTACAGCTGCCCCCAGTGCAGAAAGAGACCTAGAACACAACCCATTATAAATTCTGACACAACTATGGTACAACCACTATTATACCCACCTACAGCCATGGCACAACCTACAGATTTGACACAACCTTTCTCTCACAGAGAAATGTCACAACATCAACAATACTCATCTACTACCATGGCACAAGTTCCTCCAtacccacagacagacatgggGCAGCACcctccatatacacacacatacgtaccaCAGATTTCTCCAGAGCCCACTTTGGAGGACCATGCAGTAGGCAGCAAACAACCCCTAACAGAGCATGTCCCCATCAAAAGGGCCAGACTGACAG ACACCCATGTCCTTAACAGAGTACTGATGACCCATAAAGCCAGTATGAAGAGGAGGTTTGAGGGCATATGTGAAGATCTCATGAGGGCAGGGACTCAAACACTCCTGAACAAGATCTACACAGAGCTGTAtatcacagagggagagagtgaaggggtgAATAAGGAACATGAAGTTTGGCAGGTAGAGTCAGCATCCAGACCACAAACTACCGAAGGCGTAGCAATCAACTGCAATGACATCTTCCAGCCTTTATCTGGACAAGAGAGACACATCAGAACTGTCATGACCAAGGGGATCGCTGGCATTGGAAAAACTGTCTCAGTGCAGAAATTCATCCTTGACTGGGCAGAGGAGAGAGCTAACCAGGATGTAGATTTCATGTTTGTGCTTCCGTTCCGTGAGCTGAATTTGGTCAAACATGATCAGTACAGTCTTCATAAGCTCCTGCTTGACTTCCACCCTGAGCTTAAGGAGCTACAGGATGATGAATACAAAGACTGCCACACTGTGTTAATTTTTGATGGTCTGGATGAGAGTCGACTTCCTCTGAATTTCCAAGGTAATCAGAAGTTGTCTGATGTGACACAAACATCATCAGTGGATGTGCTGATGACGAGCCTCATTCAGGGAACTCTGCTTCCCTCTGCTCTCATTTGGGTAACCTCCCGACCAGCAGTCAGTCAGATCCCTTCTCAGTGCATCAGTCAGGTGACAGAAGTAAGAGGGTTCAATGACCCACAGAAGGAAGAATACTTCAGGAAGAGGATCAGTGACCAGAATCAAGCCAACAGAATCATCTCGCACATTAAGTCAACCAGGAGCCTTCACATCATGTGCCACATGCCAGTCTTCTGTTGGATCTCGGCTGTTGTCCTTCAGGAGATGCTAGAAAAGGATGATGGGAAGGAAGCCCCCAAAACTCTGACTGAGATGTTCATACACTTCCTGCTCATCCAGACCACCAGGAAGGACCAGAAATATCAAAAGAAAATTGAGACAGATCGTCAGAGTCTCCTGGAAGCACATAAGGGTGTCCTATTGAAACTGGTAGAGCTGGCATTCAAGCATCTGGAGAATGGCAATCTCATGTTCTATGAGGAAGACCTGAGAGAGTGTGGCATTGATGTCAGTGAAGCCTCAGTGTACTCTGGCATGTGCACTGAGATCTTCAGGGAGGAATGTGTGTTTCACCACAAGAAGGTCTACTGCTTTGTCCATCTGAGCATCCAGGAGTTTCTGGCGGCTGTGTATATATTTCATTCCTACATCACAGGAAATCTGGAGGTACTGAAATCCTTCCTCAGTAAGAAACACAGAGACCAAAAAGCTTCCCTTCCCTTACATATTATGTTGAATAGAGCCGTGGACAAAGCTTTGGACAGCAGGAATGGACACCTGGACCTTTTCCTTCGCTTCCTTGTAGGCATGTCAGTGGAAAACAACCAAGCCCTTTTAGAGGGCTTGCTGACAAACACTCACAGCAGCACAGAGAGCATCAAAAAAACTTGTAAATATATCAAACTTCTCTCCAGGGAGGACCTGTCTCCTGAAAGATGCATCAATCTTTTCCACTGCTTATTTGAAATGAATGATCATTCTGTACATGGGAAAATTCAGAAATATCTGAAATCTCAGAAGAGCTTCACAGGTGGATTGTCACCTCTTCACTGTTCAGCGCTGGCCTACATGCTTCTGATGTCCGAGGAGGTGCTGGATGAGTTGGACTTGATGAAATATAAAGCATCTGAGGAGGGCTGGAGGAGACTGGTGCCAGTTGTGAGACACTGCCGCAAGGCTGT ATTTGCTCACTGTGATCTCACAGAAAAGTCCTATGAGGTTGTGGCTTCAGCTTTGCAGTCTTCAAACTCCCCCTTAAGAGAGCTGGACCTGAGTTACAATGACCTGCAGAAGTCAGGGGAAAAGCTTCTCTCTGCTCTACAGAGTCTAAACTGCAGACTGGAGAAGCTCAG ACTTCCTGGTTGTAAACTGACAGAGGGACCCTGTGAGGTTGTAGCCTCTGCTGTGCAGCACATGGTGTCGCTGTTAGAACTCGACCTGAGTGACAATCACATGAATGACACTGGAATTCATCTTCTAAATGCTGGAATAAGACAATCCAAATGTGACATGCGTATATTAAG GCTTGTTGACTGTGGACTCACTGAAAAGTCAGGTGATATTTTGGCCTTTGCTCTGCAGTCAGTAAACTCTGAGCTGAGAGAGCTGGACCTGAGTAAGAATATTCTGGGGGACTGTGGAGGAAAGCTGGGCTCTGAAGCACTGAATCGACAGTGTATGCTAGAGACACTCAG ACTTGCTGGTTGTAAACTGACAGAGGACTCCTGTGAAGTCGTAGCCTCTGCTGTGCAGCACCTAGACTCCTTGACAGAACTGGACCTGGGTGACAATTACTTGAATTTCACTGGAATTCAGCTTCTCAGTTCTGGGATAAGTCGCCCCAAATGTGGCCTGCGAATATTAGG ACTTGCTAGATGTAACCTGTCAGAGGAATCCTGTGAGTTTGTGGCCTCCACTGTGAAGTCATGGATCTCGCTAACAGAGTTGGACCTGAGTGAGAGTCAGATGAGTAGCACTGGAATTCAGCTTCTGAATTCAGTGACGAGTGCCCCTAACTGTAAACTGAAAACCTTAAG GTATTCTCATGGAGAAAGCAAAAGTATGAAACCACAGATGAAACAAT ATGCCTGTGAGCTCACACTGGACCCAAACACAGCATACAAAGAACTCACAATCTCTGAGGGAAACAGAAAAGTgacatgtgtgagtgagaggcagCCGTATCCTGACCACCCAGAGAGATTTGACTACTGTTCTCAGGTGCTGTGTAGAGAGGGTCTGTCTGGACGCTGCTACTGGGAGGCTGAGTGGAGTGGTGATGGGGTCTGGATAGGATTAGCATATAAAAGCATTTATAGGAAAGGGTGGGGTGATGACAGCAGGTTTGGAGGCAATGACAAGTCCTGGTGTTTGAATTGCTATGGTGATGACAGCTACTCTGCCCAGCACAATGAAAAGGAAACCGAAATATCTGACCCCTCCTCCGGCACTAGCAGAGTAGGAGTGTACCTGGACTGGCCAGCAGGCACTCTGTCCTTCTACAGCGTCTCCTctaacacactcacccacctgcACACGTTCCACTCCACATTCACTGAGCCCCTCTATCCTGGGTTTGGGTTTTTGGATTACAACGTCGCAGCATCCCTGTGCCAGATCACATGA
- the LOC125298621 gene encoding NLR family CARD domain-containing protein 3-like isoform X1 — protein sequence MKSDQSMDQPPKFSSGPPQSNPKPQTHRPVSPVPSCVSMKSDQSMDQPPKLNSGPLPSQPKPRKHRPVSPVPSCVSMKSDQSMDQPPKLNSGPPQSNLKPQTHRPVSPVPSCVSMKSDQSMDQPPKLSSGPPQSNLKPQTHRPVYPEPSCVSMKSDCSKVEPLKFSSGPPQSNPKPQTHRPVSPVPSCVSMKSDRSMDQPPKFSSGPPQSHLKPQKHRPVSPVPSCVSMKSDQSMDQPPKLNSGPLPSNPKPQTHRPVSPVPSCVSMKSDQSMDQPPKLKQTQTHRPVSPVPSCVSMKSDWSMDQPPKFCSGPPVSNPKPQTHRPVSPVPSGVSMKSDWSMDQPPKFSSEPPQSHPKNTMTQDQSRCGVCELLLRDPVITSCGHSFCRQCISSYWSQSGPSGDYSCPQCRKRPRTQPIINSDTTMVQPLLYPPTAMAQPTDLTQPFSHREMSQHQQYSSTTMAQVPPYPQTDMGQHPPYTHTYVPQISPEPTLEDHAVGSKQPLTEHVPIKRARLTDTHVLNRVLMTHKASMKRRFEGICEDLMRAGTQTLLNKIYTELYITEGESEGVNKEHEVWQVESASRPQTTEGVAINCNDIFQPLSGQERHIRTVMTKGIAGIGKTVSVQKFILDWAEERANQDVDFMFVLPFRELNLVKHDQYSLHKLLLDFHPELKELQDDEYKDCHTVLIFDGLDESRLPLNFQGNQKLSDVTQTSSVDVLMTSLIQGTLLPSALIWVTSRPAVSQIPSQCISQVTEVRGFNDPQKEEYFRKRISDQNQANRIISHIKSTRSLHIMCHMPVFCWISAVVLQEMLEKDDGKEAPKTLTEMFIHFLLIQTTRKDQKYQKKIETDRQSLLEAHKGVLLKLVELAFKHLENGNLMFYEEDLRECGIDVSEASVYSGMCTEIFREECVFHHKKVYCFVHLSIQEFLAAVYIFHSYITGNLEVLKSFLSKKHRDQKASLPLHIMLNRAVDKALDSRNGHLDLFLRFLVGMSVENNQALLEGLLTNTHSSTESIKKTCKYIKLLSREDLSPERCINLFHCLFEMNDHSVHGKIQKYLKSQKSFTGGLSPLHCSALAYMLLMSEEVLDELDLMKYKASEEGWRRLVPVVRHCRKAVFAHCDLTEKSYEVVASALQSSNSPLRELDLSYNDLQKSGEKLLSALQSLNCRLEKLSLVRCELTGSLLALTLQGANPHLRELDISDCELQDCGGELLHQPLNQDCKVRLISCRLKQSSCEVVVSVLQSYLSQLSELDMSGCDLQTSEEKLLSGLRYPNCQLEKLRLVDCGLTQSPVIFWPLPCSQQSPT from the exons atgaagagtgaCCAGTCCATGGATCAGCCTCCCAAATTCAGCAGTGGACCACCACAGTCTAATCCAAA accgcagacacacagaccagtgtctccagtgcccagctgtgtgtccatgaagagtgaCCAGTCCATGGATCAGCCTCCCAAACTCAACAGTGGACCACTGCCATCCCAACCTAA ACCACGTAAACACAGACCAGTGTCTCCagtgcccagctgtgtgtccatgaagagtgaCCAGTCCATGGATCAGCCTCCCAAACTCAACAGTGGACCACCACAGTCTAATCTAAA accgcagacacacagaccagtgtctccagtgcccagctgtgtgtccatgaagagtgaCCAGTCCATGGATCAGCCTCCCAAACTCAGCAGTGGACCACCACAGTCTAATCTAAA accacagacacacagaccagtGTATCCAGAgcccagctgtgtgtccatgaagagtgaCTGTTCTAAGGTGGAACCTCTCAAATTCAGCAGTGGACCACCACAGTCTAATCCAAA accgcagacacacagaccagtatctccagtgcccagctgtgtgtccatgaagagtgaCCGGTCCATGGATCAGCCTCCCAAATTCAGCAGTGGACCACCACAGTCCCATCTTAA accacagaaacacagaccagtgtctccagtgcccagctgtgtgtccatgaagagtgaCCAGTCCATGGATCAGCCTCCCAAACTCAACAGTGGACCACTGCCATCTAATCCAAA accacagacacacagaccagtgtctccagtgcccagctgtgtgtccatgaagagtgaCCAGTCCATGGATCAGCCTCCCAaactcaaacagacacagacacacagaccagtgtctccagtgcccagctgtgtgtccatgaagagtgaCTGGTCCATGGATCAGCCTCCCAAATTCTGCAGTGGACCACCAGTGTCTAATCCAAA accacagacacacagaccagtATCTCCTGTGCCCAGCGGTGTATCTATGAAGAGTGACTGGTCTATGGATCAGCCTCCCAAATTCAGCAGTGAACCACCGCAGTCTCATCCAAA GAATACCATGACTCAGGATCAGTCcaggtgtggagtgtgtgagctGCTACTGAGGGACCCAGTCATCACCAGCTGCGGACACAGTTTCTGCAGGCAGTGCATCAGCAGCTACTGGAGCCAGTCTGGTCCATCAGGAGACTACAGCTGCCCCCAGTGCAGAAAGAGACCTAGAACACAACCCATTATAAATTCTGACACAACTATGGTACAACCACTATTATACCCACCTACAGCCATGGCACAACCTACAGATTTGACACAACCTTTCTCTCACAGAGAAATGTCACAACATCAACAATACTCATCTACTACCATGGCACAAGTTCCTCCAtacccacagacagacatgggGCAGCACcctccatatacacacacatacgtaccaCAGATTTCTCCAGAGCCCACTTTGGAGGACCATGCAGTAGGCAGCAAACAACCCCTAACAGAGCATGTCCCCATCAAAAGGGCCAGACTGACAG ACACCCATGTCCTTAACAGAGTACTGATGACCCATAAAGCCAGTATGAAGAGGAGGTTTGAGGGCATATGTGAAGATCTCATGAGGGCAGGGACTCAAACACTCCTGAACAAGATCTACACAGAGCTGTAtatcacagagggagagagtgaaggggtgAATAAGGAACATGAAGTTTGGCAGGTAGAGTCAGCATCCAGACCACAAACTACCGAAGGCGTAGCAATCAACTGCAATGACATCTTCCAGCCTTTATCTGGACAAGAGAGACACATCAGAACTGTCATGACCAAGGGGATCGCTGGCATTGGAAAAACTGTCTCAGTGCAGAAATTCATCCTTGACTGGGCAGAGGAGAGAGCTAACCAGGATGTAGATTTCATGTTTGTGCTTCCGTTCCGTGAGCTGAATTTGGTCAAACATGATCAGTACAGTCTTCATAAGCTCCTGCTTGACTTCCACCCTGAGCTTAAGGAGCTACAGGATGATGAATACAAAGACTGCCACACTGTGTTAATTTTTGATGGTCTGGATGAGAGTCGACTTCCTCTGAATTTCCAAGGTAATCAGAAGTTGTCTGATGTGACACAAACATCATCAGTGGATGTGCTGATGACGAGCCTCATTCAGGGAACTCTGCTTCCCTCTGCTCTCATTTGGGTAACCTCCCGACCAGCAGTCAGTCAGATCCCTTCTCAGTGCATCAGTCAGGTGACAGAAGTAAGAGGGTTCAATGACCCACAGAAGGAAGAATACTTCAGGAAGAGGATCAGTGACCAGAATCAAGCCAACAGAATCATCTCGCACATTAAGTCAACCAGGAGCCTTCACATCATGTGCCACATGCCAGTCTTCTGTTGGATCTCGGCTGTTGTCCTTCAGGAGATGCTAGAAAAGGATGATGGGAAGGAAGCCCCCAAAACTCTGACTGAGATGTTCATACACTTCCTGCTCATCCAGACCACCAGGAAGGACCAGAAATATCAAAAGAAAATTGAGACAGATCGTCAGAGTCTCCTGGAAGCACATAAGGGTGTCCTATTGAAACTGGTAGAGCTGGCATTCAAGCATCTGGAGAATGGCAATCTCATGTTCTATGAGGAAGACCTGAGAGAGTGTGGCATTGATGTCAGTGAAGCCTCAGTGTACTCTGGCATGTGCACTGAGATCTTCAGGGAGGAATGTGTGTTTCACCACAAGAAGGTCTACTGCTTTGTCCATCTGAGCATCCAGGAGTTTCTGGCGGCTGTGTATATATTTCATTCCTACATCACAGGAAATCTGGAGGTACTGAAATCCTTCCTCAGTAAGAAACACAGAGACCAAAAAGCTTCCCTTCCCTTACATATTATGTTGAATAGAGCCGTGGACAAAGCTTTGGACAGCAGGAATGGACACCTGGACCTTTTCCTTCGCTTCCTTGTAGGCATGTCAGTGGAAAACAACCAAGCCCTTTTAGAGGGCTTGCTGACAAACACTCACAGCAGCACAGAGAGCATCAAAAAAACTTGTAAATATATCAAACTTCTCTCCAGGGAGGACCTGTCTCCTGAAAGATGCATCAATCTTTTCCACTGCTTATTTGAAATGAATGATCATTCTGTACATGGGAAAATTCAGAAATATCTGAAATCTCAGAAGAGCTTCACAGGTGGATTGTCACCTCTTCACTGTTCAGCGCTGGCCTACATGCTTCTGATGTCCGAGGAGGTGCTGGATGAGTTGGACTTGATGAAATATAAAGCATCTGAGGAGGGCTGGAGGAGACTGGTGCCAGTTGTGAGACACTGCCGCAAGGCTGT ATTTGCTCACTGTGATCTCACAGAAAAGTCCTATGAGGTTGTGGCTTCAGCTTTGCAGTCTTCAAACTCCCCCTTAAGAGAGCTGGACCTGAGTTACAATGACCTGCAGAAGTCAGGGGAAAAGCTTCTCTCTGCTCTACAGAGTCTAAACTGCAGACTGGAGAAGCTCAG TCTTGTTAGATGTGAACTGACTGGAAGCTTGTTGGCCCTGACTCTACAGGGGGCAAACCCCCACCTAAGAGAGCTGGACATCAGTGACTGTGAGCTTCAGGACTGTGGAGGAGAACTGCTCCATCAACCACTGAATCAAGACTGTAAAGTGAG ACTCATCAGCTGTAGACTAAAGCAGAGCTCCTGTGAGGTTGTGGTCTCAGTATTGCAGTCATATCTTTCTCAACTGAGTGAGTTGGACATGAGTGGTTGTGATCTGCAAACATCAGAAGAGAAGCTACTCTCTGGTCTTAGATACCCAAACTGCCAACTGGAGAAACTGAG GCTTGTTGACTGTGGGCTGACACAAAGTCCGGTGATATTTTGGCCTTTGCCCTGCAGTCAGCAAAGTCCCACCTGA